A genomic region of Christiangramia sp. OXR-203 contains the following coding sequences:
- a CDS encoding ABC transporter permease produces MFSLLRENIRIALSSIRNQSLRTVLTVLIIAIGITALVGILSAVAALENTISQDFASMGANTFNLQRYEFRERISNEDRKVNPTISYREVTEFKEKFQFPFTETAISFTGTGSAEIKYQNEKTDPDISVLGVNEYYLENSGLEVEEGREFNIFDINNNNNVAVIGADYKDGIFNGMDPVNKTISIRGAKFKVIGILESKGSTFGNNQDLRVFIPIQHARSIFSQPNINYSLSVKVDDKEMLESAMDEAIITFRNIRGLNPKEDNNFGIERSDDLINRILQITGALNIAAWIISIITIFGSSIALMNIMLVSVTERTREIGVRKALGAKKNTIAMQFFLETLVIGQLGGLLGILLGILIGWGVSSSLDFDFTTPWKAMLWATGITIFVAILAGSYPAAKAAKQDPIESLRYE; encoded by the coding sequence ATGTTTTCACTCCTGCGGGAAAATATTAGAATTGCTCTAAGTTCCATAAGAAATCAGTCACTAAGAACTGTATTAACCGTTCTCATCATCGCTATTGGTATCACAGCATTAGTTGGAATCCTTAGTGCTGTAGCAGCACTGGAAAATACTATAAGTCAGGATTTTGCTTCAATGGGCGCGAATACTTTTAACCTGCAACGTTACGAGTTCAGAGAGAGAATAAGCAATGAGGACCGGAAGGTAAATCCAACAATCAGCTATAGAGAAGTGACAGAGTTTAAGGAGAAATTTCAATTTCCTTTTACTGAAACTGCTATATCATTTACGGGAACGGGATCTGCAGAAATTAAATATCAGAATGAAAAAACAGATCCGGATATTTCAGTTCTCGGGGTAAATGAATATTATTTAGAGAACTCCGGACTGGAAGTTGAAGAAGGAAGAGAGTTTAATATTTTCGATATTAACAATAATAATAATGTTGCGGTGATTGGTGCCGACTATAAAGACGGCATTTTTAATGGAATGGATCCCGTTAATAAAACAATTAGTATTCGCGGGGCGAAATTCAAAGTGATTGGAATTCTGGAAAGTAAAGGAAGTACCTTCGGAAACAATCAGGATCTAAGAGTTTTTATCCCTATTCAGCATGCTCGCTCGATCTTTTCTCAGCCAAATATCAATTACAGCCTGAGCGTAAAGGTGGACGATAAGGAAATGCTGGAATCAGCAATGGATGAAGCTATTATCACCTTCAGAAATATTAGAGGATTAAACCCAAAAGAAGACAACAATTTTGGAATAGAAAGAAGCGATGATCTTATTAATCGTATTCTTCAAATCACTGGCGCTTTAAATATCGCCGCCTGGATCATTTCGATCATTACCATATTTGGATCTTCCATCGCCTTGATGAATATCATGCTGGTAAGTGTTACCGAGAGAACACGGGAAATTGGAGTTAGAAAAGCCCTAGGCGCCAAGAAAAACACTATTGCAATGCAGTTCTTCCTGGAAACCTTAGTAATTGGTCAGCTTGGTGGACTACTAGGTATATTACTCGGAATTCTTATTGGCTGGGGTGTATCGTCTTCCCTGGATTTCGATTTCACCACACCATGGAAAGCCATGTTATGGGCTACCGGGATTACTATATTCGTAGCTATACTCGCAGGCAGTTACCCTGCTGCTAAAGCTGCAAAACAGGATCCTATAGAATCACTTAGATACGAATAG
- a CDS encoding DUF6495 family protein — protein MKYARLTKEQFEEMHQEFINFLATQSITGEEWDKIKKEQPKVAEDEMDLFSDLVWEGVLNKVEYLEHFSPNQVFLFYISEVSINLIAIKVENESVDITTREGYQWLQTNLMNEMVNIYTSSKVLSEDRNKDIFALIKQGANITKGELYAYFKNIVDKDA, from the coding sequence ATGAAATACGCTCGATTAACAAAAGAACAATTTGAAGAGATGCATCAGGAATTCATTAATTTCCTGGCAACTCAGTCTATCACCGGTGAGGAATGGGATAAGATCAAAAAAGAACAGCCAAAGGTTGCGGAAGATGAAATGGATCTGTTTAGCGATCTCGTATGGGAAGGAGTCCTGAATAAGGTTGAATATCTGGAGCATTTTTCACCAAATCAGGTTTTCCTTTTTTATATTTCTGAAGTATCCATCAATCTTATCGCGATTAAGGTAGAAAATGAATCTGTAGATATTACAACCCGGGAAGGTTATCAATGGTTACAAACTAACCTTATGAATGAGATGGTTAATATCTATACCTCTTCAAAAGTTCTTAGTGAGGACAGAAACAAGGATATTTTCGCTTTGATTAAACAGGGAGCAAATATTACAAAAGGTGAACTATACGCTTATTTTAAGAATATTGTAGACAAAGATGCTTAG
- the rplI gene encoding 50S ribosomal protein L9, which produces MDVILKKDVDNLGFKDDVVAVKNGYGRNYLIPHGYAELATPSARKVLSETLKQRAYKEQKHIDEAKKQAEKLNNIEIKMTAKAGAGDKLFGSITNGDLADALAKEGVEIEKKYINIAGGNIKRLGQYEATLRFHREVVSNLSFDVVGEA; this is translated from the coding sequence ATGGATGTAATACTTAAAAAAGACGTAGACAATCTAGGTTTTAAAGATGATGTTGTGGCTGTTAAAAACGGTTACGGGAGAAATTATCTTATACCTCATGGATACGCTGAACTGGCAACTCCTTCTGCAAGAAAAGTTTTATCTGAAACTTTAAAGCAGCGTGCCTATAAAGAACAAAAGCACATTGACGAAGCTAAGAAACAGGCTGAGAAACTTAACAATATTGAGATCAAGATGACTGCTAAAGCAGGTGCTGGTGACAAGTTGTTTGGTTCTATCACTAATGGTGATCTAGCTGATGCTCTTGCTAAAGAAGGTGTAGAAATTGAGAAAAAATATATTAACATCGCAGGTGGAAACATCAAGCGTTTAGGACAATACGAGGCAACTTTGCGTTTTCATCGTGAAGTAGTTTCAAACCTAAGTTTTGACGTTGTAGGGGAAGCTTAA
- the rpsR gene encoding 30S ribosomal protein S18, translating into MATSIEQQAKGKKDGEIRYLTPLNIETTKAKKYCRFKRSGIKYVDYKDPDFLMGFVNEQGKLLPRRLTGTSLKFQRKVATAVKRARHLALMPYVGDLLK; encoded by the coding sequence ATGGCAACATCTATTGAACAACAAGCAAAAGGAAAAAAAGACGGAGAGATCAGGTATCTAACTCCTCTTAATATAGAAACTACCAAAGCGAAAAAATACTGTAGATTCAAAAGATCTGGTATTAAGTACGTTGATTACAAAGATCCAGATTTTCTTATGGGGTTTGTAAACGAGCAGGGTAAATTGTTACCTCGTCGTTTAACAGGTACTTCTTTGAAGTTTCAGAGAAAAGTGGCTACTGCGGTAAAGCGTGCTCGTCACTTAGCACTAATGCCTTACGTAGGTGATTTATTAAAATAA
- the rpsF gene encoding 30S ribosomal protein S6 produces the protein MNNYETVFILNPVLSDEQIKETVKKYEDFLVSKGAKMVAKEDWGLRKLAYAIQHKKSGFYHLFEYEAPGEVIEPLELEFRRDERMMRYLTVKLDKHAIAWAEKRRKRNKEKA, from the coding sequence ATGAACAACTATGAAACTGTTTTCATCTTGAATCCCGTTTTATCTGATGAGCAGATAAAGGAGACAGTTAAGAAATACGAAGATTTTCTTGTTTCTAAAGGGGCTAAGATGGTAGCTAAAGAAGATTGGGGCCTAAGAAAACTGGCTTATGCAATCCAACACAAGAAGAGTGGTTTTTATCACTTATTTGAATATGAAGCTCCTGGTGAGGTTATCGAACCTTTAGAGTTAGAATTCAGAAGAGACGAACGTATGATGCGTTATTTAACGGTTAAGTTAGATAAACATGCAATCGCTTGGGCTGAGAAGAGAAGAAAACGTAACAAGGAAAAAGCGTAA
- a CDS encoding LytTR family DNA-binding domain-containing protein, with the protein MSNLIIVEEVLLKCAVVDDSSLQRLSIVKLIKDHPNLSLVAEYNNAIETKNGLLDTETDLIFLDIEMPILSGFELLDNLPNKPQIIFVTGKTKYAFKAFDYDAVDYIHKPVTKDRFNNAVNKAVNLYKLKHQAPIQEDDDFIFVKSNLKNRKVFLNKLKYIQALGDYVKFVTEKDNFVVLATMKSFEKELPSERFLRTHKSYIVNLDKIERYNSKNIEIDKELLPLSRHKKANLVEALSAIQ; encoded by the coding sequence ATGTCTAACCTAATTATCGTGGAAGAAGTTTTACTTAAATGTGCTGTTGTTGATGATTCGAGCCTGCAAAGGTTATCGATCGTGAAATTGATAAAAGACCATCCTAATCTTAGCCTGGTTGCCGAATATAACAATGCTATAGAAACTAAGAATGGCTTGTTGGATACCGAAACAGATCTTATCTTTTTAGATATCGAAATGCCAATTCTTTCAGGTTTTGAATTACTTGATAATCTTCCAAACAAACCGCAAATTATATTTGTGACCGGCAAGACCAAGTATGCATTCAAGGCTTTTGATTATGATGCCGTAGACTATATTCACAAACCAGTAACTAAAGACCGTTTTAACAATGCAGTGAATAAAGCGGTAAATCTTTATAAACTTAAACATCAGGCTCCAATTCAGGAGGATGATGATTTTATCTTTGTAAAAAGTAATCTCAAGAATCGCAAAGTATTTCTAAATAAGCTGAAGTACATCCAGGCTCTTGGAGATTATGTCAAGTTCGTAACCGAGAAAGATAACTTTGTAGTTCTCGCGACGATGAAATCTTTTGAAAAAGAACTTCCCAGTGAAAGATTCCTGCGTACTCACAAATCCTATATCGTGAATTTGGATAAGATCGAAAGATATAATAGTAAGAATATAGAGATCGATAAAGAATTACTACCGCTAAGCCGACATAAGAAAGCCAATCTGGTAGAAGCACTGAGTGCTATACAATAA
- the priA gene encoding replication restart helicase PriA: MSQFVDLILPLPLDNRFTYAVTNEEAEFIQEGMRLAVPFGKNRIYTGIVAKIHGTPPEVYEAKPIHQIIDETPLLTHKQLKFWSWIASYYLCTEGDVMRAALPGAFLLESESIVKLSSEVKIEDEMLTDDEYLVTEALQRQSSMKIQEIEQLLDRKKVLPIINKLVAKNLVELNQEIYEQFKPKEVRYVSLNPMYEAEAEMHGLLDELSKAPKQREALLSYFSLTAKSRKALKLKELSNESGVSPAVIKGLIQKKILIEEYRSTDRIQFNSEISNHEINFSSEQLRAYTEITENFAENNVCLLHGVTSSGKTEIYIKLIEAALKKGKQSLYLLPEIALTTQLIKRLQNYFGDKVLVYHSKYSVNERVEIYKHVKENKDQGKIVIGARSCIFLPFQNLGLIVVDEEHEATFKQFDPAPRYHARDAAVVLANIFEAKIILGSATPSIESYFNAVHSKYALVELHSRFGNVLMPEVEVVDIKTAHKKKKMTGHFSERMIEEIKSSLKENEQVILFQNRRGFSPILECNTCGHSPQCPNCDVSLTYHSHNNQLRCHYCGYHIAMQHQCMACGSNEITTKGFGTEQVETELKALFPKHSIGRMDQDTTRGKYAYEKIIEAFENHETDILIGTQMLSKGLDFRKVSLVGIMNADNLLNFPDFRAHERSFQLMLQVAGRSGRTKKRGKVLIQSYNPHHQIIQQVSTGAYKEMYEEQLEDRYQYQYPPFYRLVRLTLKSRDFSKTNEAAEWLARALENVFDRYVLGPEFPPVARIRNEYYKNILIKIPQKQNLGKTKAMITRILKSYQAIGAFRSVRVIVNVDPQ, from the coding sequence ATGTCACAATTTGTAGATCTTATTTTACCATTACCACTGGATAACAGGTTTACGTATGCTGTCACAAATGAAGAGGCAGAGTTCATCCAGGAAGGAATGCGATTGGCTGTTCCTTTTGGTAAGAACAGGATTTATACAGGTATTGTGGCTAAAATTCATGGAACTCCGCCAGAGGTATACGAGGCTAAGCCAATCCATCAGATCATAGATGAAACTCCGCTTCTTACCCATAAACAGTTGAAATTCTGGAGCTGGATCGCTTCCTATTATTTATGTACGGAAGGAGATGTAATGAGAGCAGCCTTACCCGGAGCATTTTTACTCGAAAGCGAAAGTATCGTAAAGCTTTCTTCTGAAGTTAAAATTGAGGATGAAATGCTTACTGATGATGAGTATTTGGTTACTGAAGCTTTGCAAAGGCAGTCTTCGATGAAGATACAGGAGATCGAGCAATTACTTGACAGGAAGAAAGTATTACCTATCATCAATAAACTGGTAGCGAAGAATCTGGTAGAACTCAACCAGGAAATTTATGAGCAGTTCAAGCCAAAGGAAGTTCGTTATGTAAGTCTTAATCCTATGTATGAAGCAGAAGCTGAAATGCATGGCTTGCTGGATGAATTATCCAAGGCACCGAAACAACGTGAGGCTTTGCTAAGCTATTTCAGTTTAACTGCAAAATCTCGAAAAGCTCTGAAATTAAAGGAACTTTCTAATGAATCTGGAGTTTCTCCTGCCGTAATTAAGGGATTAATTCAGAAGAAAATATTAATTGAAGAATACCGGTCTACTGACAGGATTCAATTCAATTCAGAAATTAGTAACCACGAAATAAACTTCAGCAGTGAGCAACTAAGAGCTTATACAGAGATCACAGAAAATTTCGCTGAAAATAATGTGTGTTTGTTACATGGTGTCACTTCTTCCGGGAAAACAGAGATTTACATTAAACTTATTGAAGCAGCTCTTAAAAAAGGTAAACAGTCATTATATCTATTACCAGAAATTGCACTAACCACTCAGCTTATTAAAAGGTTACAGAATTACTTTGGTGATAAAGTACTGGTGTATCACAGTAAGTATTCGGTAAATGAACGGGTAGAGATATATAAACATGTAAAAGAAAATAAGGATCAAGGAAAAATCGTGATAGGAGCAAGGTCATGTATTTTCCTACCATTTCAGAACCTTGGTCTTATTGTAGTAGATGAGGAACATGAAGCTACTTTCAAACAATTTGATCCTGCACCAAGATATCACGCTCGTGATGCGGCGGTGGTTCTGGCCAACATTTTTGAGGCTAAGATCATTCTTGGATCAGCCACACCTTCTATAGAATCCTATTTTAATGCTGTTCATAGTAAGTATGCTCTTGTGGAACTTCATAGCAGATTTGGTAATGTATTGATGCCCGAAGTAGAGGTGGTCGATATAAAAACTGCGCATAAGAAAAAGAAAATGACCGGACATTTTTCTGAAAGGATGATTGAAGAGATTAAGTCCAGTCTGAAGGAAAACGAACAAGTAATACTTTTTCAGAATCGCAGAGGTTTTTCACCAATTCTGGAATGTAATACCTGCGGTCATTCTCCACAATGTCCAAACTGCGACGTTAGCTTAACCTATCATTCGCATAATAACCAGTTGCGATGTCATTACTGCGGTTATCATATTGCAATGCAGCATCAATGTATGGCCTGTGGTAGCAATGAAATTACAACGAAAGGATTTGGAACTGAACAGGTAGAAACTGAACTAAAAGCGCTTTTTCCAAAACATAGTATTGGTAGAATGGACCAGGATACTACCCGTGGAAAATATGCTTATGAAAAGATCATTGAAGCCTTCGAAAATCACGAAACCGATATTCTTATTGGGACTCAAATGCTTAGTAAAGGATTGGATTTTCGAAAGGTGAGCCTGGTTGGGATCATGAATGCAGACAATCTTCTTAATTTCCCAGATTTCCGGGCACATGAACGAAGTTTTCAGTTGATGTTGCAGGTGGCAGGAAGATCGGGCAGAACTAAAAAAAGAGGAAAGGTTTTGATACAGAGCTACAACCCACACCACCAGATCATTCAGCAGGTGTCAACTGGCGCATATAAAGAGATGTATGAGGAGCAACTGGAGGATCGCTACCAGTATCAATACCCGCCATTTTATCGTCTCGTACGGTTGACACTAAAAAGCAGGGATTTTTCCAAAACCAATGAAGCAGCAGAGTGGCTGGCGAGAGCATTGGAAAATGTGTTCGATAGATATGTTCTGGGACCTGAATTCCCTCCGGTGGCACGTATTCGTAATGAATATTATAAGAATATTCTTATCAAGATTCCGCAGAAACAAAATCTGGGAAAAACGAAAGCGATGATCACAAGAATTTTAAAATCTTACCAGGCTATTGGCGCATTCAGGTCGGTTAGAGTGATCGTAAACGTAGATCCCCAATAA
- a CDS encoding DUF2147 domain-containing protein — protein MRKFLLVLLILPLFAHDLSAQDVLGKWENRNEEGVVNSIIEVYEKDGKIYGKVDRIMREEDRDRLCTKCEGDLRNKPVEGMEIMQGLVKDGEEYSDGTIVDPKTGKEYRCKIWIDEEEPDVLNIRGYIALFYQTRTWQRAE, from the coding sequence ATGAGGAAGTTTTTATTAGTTCTCTTAATTCTTCCACTATTTGCTCATGATCTTAGCGCACAGGATGTTCTAGGGAAATGGGAGAATAGAAACGAAGAAGGTGTGGTAAATAGTATTATTGAGGTCTACGAGAAGGACGGTAAGATCTACGGGAAAGTAGATCGAATCATGCGGGAAGAAGACAGGGATAGACTTTGTACAAAATGCGAGGGTGATCTCCGAAATAAACCGGTGGAAGGCATGGAAATTATGCAAGGTCTGGTAAAGGATGGTGAAGAATACAGTGATGGAACCATTGTAGATCCTAAAACTGGTAAGGAATACCGTTGTAAGATCTGGATCGATGAAGAAGAGCCTGATGTGTTAAATATTCGTGGATATATCGCTCTATTTTATCAAACCAGAACCTGGCAAAGAGCCGAATAA
- a CDS encoding chalcone isomerase family protein, with translation MKKLAVLFIAMMSFGLTSAQTEVGGVKLPNSETYQGKTLQLNGAGVREKLWIDLYAGGLYLSEKSSSADAIMSSDKPMSIKLHIVSKLISSDKMVDAVNEGFESSMNGNTKPLAAEIKKFKGFFMEEITKNDVFDIVYLPGSGVTAYKNDKELGTIKGMEFKKALFGIWLSKNPADDDLKDAMLGK, from the coding sequence ATGAAAAAACTAGCAGTTTTATTTATTGCAATGATGAGCTTCGGCTTAACTTCGGCTCAAACAGAAGTTGGTGGCGTAAAACTTCCAAATTCTGAAACTTACCAGGGGAAAACGCTTCAGCTTAATGGAGCAGGAGTCAGAGAAAAATTATGGATCGACCTTTATGCGGGTGGACTGTACCTTTCTGAAAAATCTTCCAGTGCTGATGCTATAATGTCTTCAGACAAGCCAATGAGCATCAAATTACATATCGTTAGCAAACTAATTAGTAGCGATAAGATGGTAGATGCTGTGAATGAAGGTTTTGAAAGTTCTATGAATGGTAACACTAAGCCACTTGCTGCAGAGATCAAAAAATTCAAAGGTTTCTTTATGGAAGAAATTACTAAGAATGATGTTTTTGACATCGTTTACCTTCCAGGGTCTGGAGTGACCGCCTACAAGAACGATAAAGAACTGGGTACCATTAAAGGGATGGAATTTAAGAAAGCGTTATTTGGAATCTGGCTGTCGAAAAACCCGGCAGATGATGATCTAAAAGATGCCATGTTAGGTAAATAA
- a CDS encoding YihY/virulence factor BrkB family protein, whose protein sequence is MAPKKAFNSKLKDLSAWWKRWSKGVILPGLDGLTLYNLWIIYWGGIVKGTFSTRASSIAFSFFMAIFPFLLFVLNLIPYITFIDDFQIEFLVFMDSLLPPETSDFFGTIFEDIASTPRGGLLSVAFILSVFLMTNGVNAIFTGFEFSYHTKQNRSIPRQYAVALGVALILALLLLISVIGAVYTAYAIADLTDLGLVSKEGTGAHLLKYIGFVILIYTSVAILYYFGTKEARQARFFSVGATFTTILIIIATFLFSLYITNFSNYNELYGSIGALLILMFYIWLNSNLLLLGFELNASLIKLKRNFK, encoded by the coding sequence ATGGCACCAAAAAAAGCGTTCAACTCCAAATTAAAGGATCTTTCGGCGTGGTGGAAACGCTGGTCGAAAGGGGTTATTTTACCCGGCCTGGATGGATTAACACTTTATAATTTATGGATCATTTATTGGGGAGGGATCGTAAAAGGAACTTTTTCCACCAGGGCCAGTAGCATTGCCTTTAGCTTTTTTATGGCAATCTTTCCTTTTTTGTTATTTGTACTGAATTTGATACCCTACATCACGTTCATTGATGATTTTCAGATAGAATTTCTAGTATTTATGGATTCTCTATTGCCTCCTGAGACTTCAGATTTCTTCGGGACTATTTTCGAGGATATAGCAAGTACACCAAGAGGGGGACTTTTATCTGTGGCATTTATACTTTCAGTATTTTTAATGACCAACGGTGTAAACGCCATTTTCACGGGATTCGAATTTAGTTATCATACCAAGCAAAACAGGTCAATACCCCGGCAGTATGCTGTTGCTCTGGGTGTTGCGCTTATACTGGCATTGTTGTTGCTTATATCTGTAATAGGTGCTGTGTATACTGCTTATGCTATTGCCGATCTAACAGATCTGGGATTGGTTAGTAAAGAAGGAACAGGAGCACATCTATTGAAATATATTGGATTTGTTATTCTAATTTATACATCTGTGGCGATACTCTATTATTTTGGCACAAAGGAAGCCAGACAGGCAAGGTTCTTTTCTGTAGGCGCAACCTTTACTACCATTCTTATAATTATTGCTACCTTTTTATTCAGTTTATACATTACAAATTTTTCAAATTACAATGAATTATATGGTTCTATTGGAGCTTTATTGATCCTTATGTTCTATATATGGCTCAATTCCAACCTTTTATTACTCGGTTTCGAACTAAATGCTTCATTGATTAAATTGAAAAGGAATTTTAAATAA
- the nadC gene encoding carboxylating nicotinate-nucleotide diphosphorylase, whose amino-acid sequence MISPEQFEKEIDLIIENAIREDVGDGDHSSLACIPGSAKGKAKLLVKDQGLIAGVKFAEKVFHHVDPELSIDLRIQDGQKISKGDIAFYVEGSSQSILKAERLVLNAMQRMSAIATKTATFVEKLEGTGTKILDTRKTTPGIRALEKWAVKIGGGENHRFALYDMIMLKDNHIDFAGGITKAIDKTKEYLTNNNLDLKIIVEARNMNEIREILKSEGIYRILIDNFNYEETRKAVDLINGKCLTESSGGITLETARSYAECGVDYISSGALTHSVYNLDLSLKAV is encoded by the coding sequence ATGATCTCACCGGAACAATTCGAAAAAGAAATAGATTTAATTATTGAAAATGCCATTCGTGAAGATGTAGGAGACGGAGACCATAGTTCTCTTGCCTGTATTCCAGGGTCTGCAAAAGGCAAAGCAAAATTGCTTGTAAAGGATCAGGGCCTTATAGCAGGAGTAAAATTTGCGGAAAAGGTATTTCATCACGTTGATCCAGAATTATCTATCGATCTTAGAATTCAAGACGGACAGAAGATTTCAAAGGGTGACATTGCATTTTATGTAGAAGGTTCTTCGCAGTCCATTCTTAAAGCAGAAAGACTTGTTTTGAATGCTATGCAGCGAATGAGTGCAATCGCAACTAAAACTGCAACATTCGTTGAAAAATTGGAAGGCACTGGAACTAAGATTCTGGATACTCGTAAAACTACACCGGGAATACGAGCTCTGGAAAAATGGGCAGTTAAGATTGGTGGTGGCGAGAACCACAGATTCGCGCTCTATGACATGATCATGTTGAAGGATAATCATATAGATTTTGCTGGAGGTATTACAAAAGCAATAGATAAAACGAAAGAGTATCTCACTAATAATAATCTCGACTTAAAAATCATCGTAGAAGCCAGAAACATGAACGAGATCAGGGAGATATTAAAGTCAGAAGGGATTTACCGTATTCTCATAGATAATTTCAATTATGAGGAGACTAGAAAAGCCGTGGATCTAATAAATGGTAAATGTTTAACAGAAAGTAGTGGAGGGATCACTTTGGAGACTGCGCGCTCTTATGCAGAATGCGGAGTGGATTATATAAGTAGTGGTGCGTTGACGCATTCGGTGTACAACTTAGATCTGAGTTTAAAAGCCGTTTAA
- the rlmH gene encoding 23S rRNA (pseudouridine(1915)-N(3))-methyltransferase RlmH produces the protein MTIKLVCVGKTDKRELEDLINIYSERLQHYIKFELDVIPDLKKTKNLDENQQKNKEGDLILSGTQNSDFLVLLDEDGKQYDSVAFSEYIQKRMNTGLKRLIFVIGGPYGFSDAVYTRANGKVSLSKMTFSHQMVRLFATEQLYRAFTILKNEPYHHR, from the coding sequence ATGACCATAAAATTAGTGTGCGTCGGGAAAACCGATAAAAGGGAGCTAGAAGATCTAATAAATATCTATTCTGAAAGACTTCAGCATTATATCAAATTCGAACTTGATGTGATCCCGGACCTTAAGAAAACCAAGAATCTTGACGAGAACCAGCAAAAAAATAAAGAAGGTGATCTTATATTGAGTGGAACTCAGAATTCAGATTTCCTGGTATTGCTGGATGAGGATGGTAAGCAATATGATTCTGTAGCATTTTCAGAATATATTCAGAAGAGAATGAACACGGGATTGAAGCGATTGATCTTTGTGATAGGTGGCCCCTACGGCTTTTCTGATGCTGTATATACAAGGGCGAACGGAAAAGTATCTCTTTCAAAAATGACCTTTTCTCATCAAATGGTGCGCCTATTCGCTACTGAACAATTGTATCGCGCCTTTACTATACTAAAGAACGAACCTTACCATCATAGATAA
- a CDS encoding non-canonical purine NTP diphosphatase: MKLVFATHNKNKFKEIQALVPDHIELLSLQEIGCDEDIEETGDTIDANAIIKAEYVRSRYGYDCFADDTGLEVESLAGAPGVYSARYAGEKKDDAANRKKLLNQLEERDDRTARFKTVIALSLKDNENLFTGICEGSITKEERGENGFGYDPIFQPKGFDKTFAEMNLEEKSGISHRAKAFKELIDYLSI; this comes from the coding sequence ATCAAATTAGTTTTTGCCACACATAATAAGAACAAATTCAAAGAAATTCAGGCATTAGTGCCAGATCATATTGAATTACTTAGCCTGCAGGAAATTGGCTGTGATGAAGATATCGAAGAAACCGGCGACACGATCGATGCAAATGCGATCATAAAAGCAGAATATGTGCGGAGTCGTTATGGTTACGACTGCTTTGCTGATGATACAGGCCTGGAAGTGGAATCCCTCGCTGGAGCTCCGGGAGTTTATTCTGCCAGATATGCGGGTGAAAAAAAGGATGATGCCGCGAATCGCAAAAAGCTATTAAATCAGCTCGAAGAACGTGATGATCGTACGGCACGGTTTAAAACTGTGATTGCATTAAGTTTAAAGGATAACGAAAATCTGTTTACAGGAATTTGTGAGGGTTCGATCACCAAGGAAGAACGTGGAGAAAATGGTTTCGGATACGATCCAATTTTTCAACCAAAAGGATTTGATAAAACCTTTGCTGAGATGAATCTAGAAGAAAAATCGGGTATTAGCCATCGTGCAAAAGCTTTTAAGGAACTCATAGACTACTTATCTATTTAA